A window of the Williamsia phyllosphaerae genome harbors these coding sequences:
- a CDS encoding CoA-binding protein has product MTAQRNWQGPSAQGRRELLLDTRSIAIVGASANPARASYFVNRYLSSTSDYTIYLVNPTIDNVDGTPVYPTLADLPETPDLVDVFRRHDDLPSVLDETIAVGARAIWLQLGLWHEDVARRAEEAGLTVVMDRCIKIEHARFHGGLHLAGFDTGVIDSRRRSGL; this is encoded by the coding sequence GTGACCGCGCAGCGCAACTGGCAGGGTCCCTCGGCGCAAGGCCGACGCGAACTGTTGCTCGACACCAGGTCGATAGCGATCGTCGGAGCCTCGGCCAACCCGGCGAGGGCGAGCTACTTCGTCAACCGCTACCTGTCGTCGACCTCGGACTACACCATCTATCTGGTGAACCCGACCATCGACAACGTCGACGGCACGCCGGTCTACCCGACCCTCGCCGATCTGCCCGAGACCCCCGACCTGGTCGACGTGTTCCGTCGACACGACGACCTGCCCTCGGTGCTGGACGAGACCATCGCGGTCGGTGCCCGGGCCATCTGGCTGCAGCTGGGACTGTGGCACGAGGACGTTGCGCGCAGGGCCGAGGAGGCGGGGCTGACGGTCGTCATGGACCGCTGCATCAAGATCGAACACGCACGGTTCCACGGCGGGCTCCACCTCGCCGGTTTCGACACCGGTGTGATCGACTCGCGCCGCCGATCGGGTCTGTAG
- a CDS encoding glycoside hydrolase family 15 protein, which translates to MGSVTRNDATTTPTTDDSTDGYLPIADHGVIGDLRTAALVGMNGRIDWFCCPRFDSPSVFGALLDSGKGGSWDVAMVDGLVSTKQFYLPDSNVLVTRFMSEDGVAEVQDLMPLTTPKDPDHRTRIVRRIECVRGRVTMSTRLDPQFDYGRAERTVEADGDRRVTLSGGDLTLHLAADVPLEVADDDTVTATVQLGVGETATFSLGVDEIPDDEVDSDASGHIVHATVRFWQSWLAQSNYKGRWREMVHRSALALKLMTHEPTGAIVASVTTALPEEIGGERNWDYRYVWIRDAAFSLYGLLRLGFNDEAAAFMSWLTDRFSDGGDEDGRPLRLMYTIDGETPPDEHSLEHWEGYRGSKPVNVGNGATNQLQLDIYGELIDSVYLFNKYGAGISYNSWNQLCEVMSWLVDNWDQSDESIWEVRSESQNFVYSRLMCWVAFERMIRMSRQRGLPGDVGTWMATRDEIFHQIMDKGWSDKREAFTQTFESDHLDASLLLIPAVKLLSPTDPRFLSTLDAIEGQLVSDSLVFRYDSSDHDDGLSGTEGTFSLCSFWYVEALTRVGRRADARLALEKMFTHANHLGLYAEQVGLTGEQLGNFPQAFTHLALISAAFNLDRELGA; encoded by the coding sequence ATGGGGAGTGTGACCCGCAACGACGCCACCACGACCCCGACCACCGACGACTCGACCGACGGATATCTCCCCATCGCCGACCACGGCGTCATCGGCGACCTCCGGACGGCCGCACTGGTCGGCATGAACGGTCGGATCGACTGGTTCTGCTGCCCCCGCTTCGACTCCCCCAGCGTGTTCGGTGCGCTGCTCGACTCCGGGAAGGGTGGTTCGTGGGACGTCGCGATGGTCGACGGGCTGGTGTCGACGAAGCAGTTCTACCTCCCGGACTCGAACGTCCTCGTCACGCGCTTCATGAGCGAGGACGGTGTCGCCGAGGTCCAGGACCTGATGCCACTGACCACGCCCAAGGATCCCGACCACCGCACCCGGATCGTCCGCCGCATCGAGTGCGTCCGCGGACGTGTGACCATGTCGACCCGCCTCGATCCGCAGTTCGACTACGGCCGCGCCGAACGCACCGTCGAGGCGGACGGCGACCGTCGGGTGACCCTGTCCGGCGGTGACCTCACGCTGCACCTCGCCGCCGACGTCCCACTGGAGGTCGCCGACGACGACACCGTGACCGCGACGGTGCAACTCGGGGTCGGCGAGACGGCCACGTTCTCACTCGGGGTCGACGAGATACCGGACGACGAGGTCGATTCGGACGCATCCGGGCACATCGTCCATGCGACGGTGCGGTTCTGGCAGTCATGGCTCGCGCAGTCGAACTACAAGGGGCGCTGGCGCGAGATGGTGCACCGCTCGGCGCTCGCGTTGAAGTTGATGACGCACGAGCCCACCGGGGCCATCGTCGCGTCGGTCACCACGGCGCTCCCCGAGGAGATCGGCGGCGAGCGCAACTGGGACTACCGGTATGTGTGGATCCGCGACGCGGCTTTCTCCCTCTACGGGTTGCTGCGTCTGGGATTCAACGACGAGGCCGCGGCTTTCATGAGCTGGCTCACCGACCGGTTCAGCGACGGAGGCGACGAGGACGGCCGCCCGCTGCGCCTGATGTACACGATCGACGGTGAGACCCCGCCCGATGAGCACTCGCTGGAGCACTGGGAGGGGTATCGGGGATCGAAGCCGGTCAACGTGGGCAACGGCGCCACCAATCAACTGCAGCTCGACATCTACGGAGAACTGATCGACTCGGTCTACCTGTTCAACAAGTACGGCGCGGGTATCTCCTACAACTCGTGGAATCAATTGTGCGAGGTCATGTCCTGGCTGGTCGACAACTGGGATCAGTCCGACGAGAGCATCTGGGAGGTGCGCTCGGAGTCCCAGAACTTCGTCTACTCCCGCCTGATGTGCTGGGTTGCCTTCGAGCGGATGATCCGGATGAGCAGGCAACGCGGACTGCCCGGCGACGTCGGAACCTGGATGGCGACACGCGACGAGATCTTCCACCAGATCATGGACAAGGGCTGGAGCGACAAGCGTGAGGCGTTCACCCAGACCTTCGAGTCCGATCACCTCGACGCGTCGCTGCTGCTGATCCCGGCGGTGAAGCTGCTGTCCCCCACCGACCCCCGGTTCCTGTCGACCCTGGACGCCATCGAGGGCCAGTTGGTCAGCGACTCTTTGGTTTTCCGGTATGACTCCAGTGACCACGACGACGGACTCAGCGGCACCGAGGGCACCTTCTCGCTGTGCTCGTTCTGGTACGTCGAGGCGTTGACGCGCGTCGGGCGACGAGCCGACGCGCGGCTGGCGTTGGAGAAGATGTTCACCCACGCCAACCATCTGGGTCTCTACGCCGAGCAGGTCGGTCTGACCGGCGAACAGCTCGGCAACTTCCCCCAGGCCTTCACGCACCTGGCGCTGATCTCCGCCGCGTTCAACCTGGATCGCGAACTCGGCGCCTGA